Genomic window (Musa acuminata AAA Group cultivar baxijiao chromosome BXJ1-9, Cavendish_Baxijiao_AAA, whole genome shotgun sequence):
TTGACGTCATCGTTCGCCCGGCCCGGCTCGACGAGTCGGGCTAATAGGGATCTCGAGACACGACGTCACGCGGTCACATCCAACGGTGGTAGCGTGCCGAGTCATTCAGTAGTTGAGGGCTCCACGATACAGCCCCAAACGGTACTCCCCCCGTACCGTACACACCAAACACCTCTCTGGGAGCCAGCTCTCGTGTCATCAACTGGAGCTGTCTTTACCTCGATATTCCTGACCAAGGTACCAGTTACATTTACTTTTCTGTCCGACCCGGAATTAATACCAATCTAACCCGAATCATAACTTTTGGGCCTTGCCATTGGGACACCCCTTCGTTCCCGAATAATTAGGTCATTCTTGCTTGTTGCAATTGTCTTCGTCGTAGTGGTGATGATACGGATTGTCATTAAATTTCCCATCGAtcgactctttctttctcaaataTTATACTTCCATGACCATATCGATTTCTGGTCGATCCTTAACTTTGGTTTATACTTCTCCTGCTTCATCGTCATCATCAACTCCTAATATTCGAGAAGGGATTGCTGATGCCTGGAACCTGTTTGTCGTTTTGCCAATGGATCTGTGCCATTTTGCCGCTGTACGTGGCACACGCATGAATTCCCGTTCTCCCAGCCAGGCGGCATTGTCAGTCGACGTACGTGTGTTGGTTGAGATGTTAAAAGCCTTCAATTTCCCACtgcttacctctctctctctctctctctctctctttctctctcttctttattGCCCTGACCGCCATGTTCTTCCCACTTGGAAGGTGTACAAAGCTTGGCCGAGCAGAGCATTCCGGGAGGGCATTTATGGGACTCAATTTCGAGAGACGACAATGTGGCAGGGGGACTGGTAAGAAGGCAGTAATCACCGAGTAAAAGTTCGGCAGCTGCGACGTCGACCCACACCAGCCCCGCCCGACGTCCGCCATTATCGTCCGCTACTTGCACCGCTTTACAATCGTTCAGTCCCCTCGGTGCAGTTGGAAGCTCGTCTTCTTCATGGCTGGGAAGAGACCCGATATATCACGACAAACAGGTTCGTTCCCGTGCCTGTAGCTGACATTATTGCTGACACCACAATAGAACTCACTGAGTAAAAAACAAATCACAAGCTCTGGTTTCTTGTTTCATAATTGTGGGGATGATACACATGCTATCACCAGCTCCAGTGGGGCTGGTTAGGTGTCTTCATATTTAAGCAGCTTCCTTCCTTCTCCATGAAGTAAATGGACAGCGGAGGGTGGTCACAGATCGAGTTTATAGACTATCAAACAGATCGTGGGCTCGAATTTTTCCTTGTGTTTTGTATCTCATGGATTAAACTACAAGGATAGGATGCATCAGGGCCAGAAGGGGAAGAAGATattatacatttcattttttacctTTTTGGTTTTTATTTAGATGAATTATGATGGGCATAAGTTGTCTCAATCTGAGATATATAGAATCAGTGTCATGTGCATAATCTGCTTAGGGTCATTGATTTCATGCCTCACAATGTCTATCTTTTCCTCTTCTTGTGTCTCTTGTAGCCCAGTATTGGTCAACGAGAGTGTATATTCTTACTACTTAAGATCTTGCTTCCTTCTTGAGTGCAATATTAATTTTCACACACGTTTTTTATTGAATACTAAATCATTAACAGGTAAAATTTCTCTTGAAATCTTGTTGATGATCTAAGCATTTAATAAAGTTCATCGAAATCGCCATGACATCTATCTGGTCGATACCTAAACACGTTTTAATTCAGTATCTTTTAGTAAGCATATTAAATCCTCTACTTGTCCTTCTGTCTCCTCCTTTCTTCCTTCCTTGTTGATCCATGTGGCCTCCTTCTCGAATGCAATATCAATTTTCACAcacatttttattgaaaattctaTATCAGATGCACAAAAGATTTTCTGAAATCCCTCTTAATAATCTAAGGATTTGGTCCatgtttcaatgattggttgaaaTTATCCTCACATATCTAATTTTAAATCTTCTTATTCAGTTTGTTGCCAATCCATCTAATTAGCTGGAAGttgaaatatatatacatacatatatatatatatatatatatatatatatatatatatatatatatatatatatatatatatatatatatatatatatcaattaattCTAACAAAACTAAGCTGTCTCTATTGATATGTTAAATCAGGATGCAGTGCTCTTGTTCCTTTTCTCCACACCATAAACATGGCTGTTTGAGATCATGCATATGTATATAACTCAAGATTTATACTATGTGAGATAAATAAATAGGTAtatataattattcttatctggcagtgagagaagaaaaaggaattCTCATGTCATGCGCATTGAATCTTCATGCGACGGCTCTCCTTAGATCTTCACTTTTGCCACTTTCACAGCCACCATTAATTAGTCCCatactctgttggatagatagttTCTCTTATCTGACGTTGATAGAACACGTGGTGGTCGCAATGTGGCCAAAGCAAACAGGGCAAATGGACCAAGACCACAGAAACAGACGCCCGAGGAGGCTGTGGCAGCGTTAGCTTTGCGAGAGGAGAGCAAACACTTGTGGCAAGAGGGAGGGCAGAATGATCAAACAGCGTTAGCTGAGGAAACACTCTTCCTCTTTTCCCCGTGGCATCAGAGGTGAATTTAATTGAAGTCGTTGATCATGATGGTGGAAGAAGGTGGGTAATTCAATTGAAGTTTTGCTTGTTGAATGGGAATATGGTCTGGGGGAAGGTTTTATGTATTGATTGCGAGTTATAACCACAAGGAGTTAGTGACAGAGGGAAGACTCTAGGAGCAGCCATGGAATGAGGCCTGTGCTAATGCCCAGAGATTGTGGTGGAGAGAGATCTTACGGCTCTTTGATAGCTTACCCTTAGCATACCTGTGTGCGAGAGTCAAATAAGGCTTCCCATAGGCATAGTTGGTTACCTACATTAATTCAATATCTCAGTGGGGTCTTCCTCCTCCAAAGCTACTGAAAGAACATTATATAACGAGAGGATTTAACTCCTCACCCCCACAAGACAAGGTGATCGACAGCAGAAAGGAATAGCAAGCACTGTGATTAGCGAGCTCCCTTTCTCTTCTGAGTTCAAAGAAGAGAAATGGGTGCTCCCTTGTCTTCCTGGCCTTGGCAGAATCTGGGTGCCTACAAGGCATGGCTTTTCTCTGAACTCATTCCTCTAATttctgtcctctctctctctctctctctctctctctctctatatatatatatatatatatatatatatatatacatataaatataaatataaatataaatatatgtttatTTGTGTGTTCTTTACATCATTTTTGATGTCAGTGCAGTATCTTCTTTATGGTCCAATTATAGCCAAGGTGATCAGCTCGAGGCCATGGGAGGAGGAAAGCAAGGAAGGGCGATGGTGCCTCCATCTTATGATACTGTTTGCACTCAGGGGGCTCATGTACCAGCTCTGGTACTCCTTCGGCAACATGCTCTTCCTCGTCCGTCGGCGCCGGATCTTCAAGGATGGCGTTGACTTCAAGCAAATCGACCAGGAGTGGCACTGGTACGCTCGGATGGCAGATTCGTGACATGCAGCCACTGTCGAGTTATACTGGATGGCTGCCTGACGAACTGAGCTTTGTTTACAGGGACAACTTCCTGATACTGCAGTGTATGATTGGAGCCCTGGCTTGTCTCATCTTTCCATCTCTGCAGAGCCTCCCTCGGTGGGACCTGATGGGACTCCTTACAGCTCTCCTCCTCCATGTGGTGTTCTCAGAGCCGGTGTTCTACTGCTTGCACAGGGTTCTTCACAGGCCCCAGCTCTTCCAGAACTATCATTCTCTGCATCACTCTTCTCAGGTGCCTCAGTCCTTCACAGGTAACACAGCACGCATCTCTTCTCGCTTTTCGGACAATCCATGCACGATGAATTACAAGCTGATGATCTGTTCTGTTTTCAGCTGGATTTGCCACGCCTTTGGAGCACCTCATCCTGTGTGTGGTCATGGGAGTCCCTCTTCTCGGAGCCTGCTTGGTTGGACGTGGCTCTGCTGGGCTCATATATGGCTATGTGTTGCTGTTTGATTTCCTAAGGTGCATGGGGCACAGCAACGTCGAGATCTTCCCGCATGGATTATTCCAGTCTCTGCCTTTGTTGAGACACGTCATTTACACGCCAACGTGAGTGATCATGCTCTGCCACACCTTTAGATTTGGTTGCATGGTTATccaagtgaccgaaccactcGGCTTTCTCTCTTAAATGCCTCGATGATATGGACATATATTATGGTAGGACAAGCTTTAGCTGTGGCTTCAAGTTCTTAGCTGGGTTTGGTATGCCATTATTGCATTTATATCTTCTTCCTTGTTATCATTTTGTTGGGCTGCATTCAAGTCTACCCCTCTAGTGATAGTATTAAGGCTTCTTTCTAATCTTGTTAGGTTGTTGGACGTACATTCATGGAAATCGGGATGCTGTTTGCTATCTTATAATGCATTAATGGCAGCTCTTCCTCTAGTTTGCTTTAATACTGCTTAGGTTAAAAGGATGGGCACATAatggttttacatgtgcaggtacCATAGCCTCCATCGCATGGAAAAGAAATCCAACTTCTGCCTTTTCATGCCTCTCTTCGATCTACTGGGTGGGACATTGGATGACAAGTCATGGGAGCTGCAGAAGGAGATAAGCTCAGGTATGCTTTCGCATATTGTTTATTTGTATCTACTGGGTGGAACATTGGATGACCAAGTCATGGGAGCCACAAAAGGTCATAAGCTCAGGCATGCTTTCACATATTGTAGCTAATGTTGGCATCTGTGAGAGGTAGAAGACAACATCAAAGCCAGATTCAGACCTGTAACATCTATAAGAAAAAGAACTCAGATATCAGAGCTAATCCACGTATTATAATTTAAGCAGGTTAGTTGAAGGACATCCATAATAGATCACCTACAAATGGAGAGATGTCACACCACTGATAATTACCAAATTGTAGCTCATCTTGTTCTTGCTTCCTGCATTTATTTACTGATTGTTAAGCTGTGGGTATTTTCTTGGTTTTGGGGTCCATCATTTCCATGTCTTCATCATTGTTGACAGTGACAGGTCCAAATATTTTCGACACTGAACCTAACTCAGATCCAAGACATCTAATTATCTTGTTAGAAGTTTTCATTATGTGTACTGGTTGTCACCTTCAACTATTTTGGTCCTTCCAATGGAGTATTATTATGTCTGCCGAGCAGACTTCATGTTCTAAGACATGTAAACCCGTACGGATGTCAAAGTTACTGACGCAGTTCAGATTTTTACCGAGTGAAGTGAGCTCATCGAGATGATGCATGCAGGAAAGAACGAGCAGGTGCCTGACTTCGTCTTCCTGGCGCATGTGGTGGACGTCATGTCGTCGTTGCATGTGCCGTTCGTCTTCCGCAGCTGCAGCGCCCTCCCGTTCTGCACCAAACCCCAAATGCTTTTGTTGTGGCCAGGTGCGTTCGTGACCATGCTCATCATGTGGGCGTCGTCCAAGACGTTCTTGCTCTCCTTCTACACCTTGAGGGGGCGACTGCACCAGCTATGGGTGGTTCCGAGATGGGGATTCCATGTGAGCTTCATTTGTGGTATACACACCTGTGGAGTCTCCTCGATCTGAACAGTGGTTGCATCTGTTCTTTGCAGTACTTCCTCCCCTTTGCTACGGATGGCATCAATGATCAGATCGAGCAGGCCATCTTGAGAGCCGATAGGTTGGGGGTCAAGGTTCTCAGTCTTGCAGCATTAAATAAGGTAGACTTCCTGTTCTTCCCACTTAGATGTTGAGCAGATTCCCGATTCAGAGTTCCCACTTGAGAGCATTCCCGATGTGGAGGAACATATGTTTGGGTTTGTCCTTAGTAAATCGACAAAGAAATGTGATTTACTTTTGATGTATAAACACTGTTGGAATATGATTAATGACTCCCTTGCAGAATGAATCGCTCAATGGCGGAGGGACACTGTTCGTGAACAAACACCCCGACCTCCGAGTTCGAGTAGTCCACGGCAACACCTTGACCGCCGCCGTCATCCTCAACGAGATCCCTTTAAACGTCACCGAGGTCTTCTTGACCGGCGCGACGTCGAAGCTGAGTCGAGCCATCGCATTATACCTGTGCCGGAAGAGAGTCCGTGTCTTGGTAAGCTCATCTCCTTCTTCGTTCACAGCTAAGAAGCGAGCACCATCGTCAACATCGTCCCCTCTCTTCCTGACAGATGCTAACTCTCTCCACCGAACGATTCCAAAAGATCCAAAAGGAAGCCCCGGTGGAGTGCCAGGAGTACCTCGTTCAGGTCACCAAGTATCAAGCAGGGCAGAACTGCAAGGTAATGTTCGCTCATGCCGGTCTCAGGCGGGCGGCCTGCAAACTCCACACTGATATCTCTGGTTCGCTTGGGTCTCCAGACATGGATCGTGGGGAAGTGGATCTCTCTGAGGGAGCAGCGGTGCGCGCCGCCGGGCACGCACTTCCACCAGTTCGTCGTCCCCCCAGTCATCAGCTTCCGGAGGGACTGCACCTACGGCAAACTGGCCGCCATGAGGCTGCCGCAGGACGTGCAAGGACTGGGAATGTGTGAGGTAAGGTCCCCTGCTTCTCGTCATCGCTTCACAGTGTCCGAGCATCATACTAATCACTGCTGCTGTTGCGGCGAGGGAACAGTACACACTGGAGCGAGGGATCGTCCACGCGTGCCATGCCGGCGGGGTGGTGCACTTACTGGAAGGTTGGACGCATCACGAGGTCGGCGCCATCGACGTCGACCGCATCGACGTCGTGTGGCGAGCTGCGCTCAAGCACGGCCTCACGCCCGTCTGATACACCCACGCTCGCCTTCTTGGTCGCTTCAGCCGAAGCGTTTGCCCACATTGCATGTACCTATAGATTGCGGTGGTGATTCCACTGGGAAAAAGGATTCGAATACTTGTCTTGCTTGCTCCAAAGCTCGTGTCGTGATGAAATTACTGTGATGTGATTAAGGCCCC
Coding sequences:
- the LOC135593042 gene encoding very-long-chain aldehyde decarbonylase GL1-1-like, whose protein sequence is MGAPLSSWPWQNLGAYKYLLYGPIIAKVISSRPWEEESKEGRWCLHLMILFALRGLMYQLWYSFGNMLFLVRRRRIFKDGVDFKQIDQEWHWDNFLILQCMIGALACLIFPSLQSLPRWDLMGLLTALLLHVVFSEPVFYCLHRVLHRPQLFQNYHSLHHSSQVPQSFTAGFATPLEHLILCVVMGVPLLGACLVGRGSAGLIYGYVLLFDFLRCMGHSNVEIFPHGLFQSLPLLRHVIYTPTYHSLHRMEKKSNFCLFMPLFDLLGGTLDDKSWELQKEISSGKNEQVPDFVFLAHVVDVMSSLHVPFVFRSCSALPFCTKPQMLLLWPGAFVTMLIMWASSKTFLLSFYTLRGRLHQLWVVPRWGFHYFLPFATDGINDQIEQAILRADRLGVKVLSLAALNKNESLNGGGTLFVNKHPDLRVRVVHGNTLTAAVILNEIPLNVTEVFLTGATSKLSRAIALYLCRKRVRVLMLTLSTERFQKIQKEAPVECQEYLVQVTKYQAGQNCKTWIVGKWISLREQRCAPPGTHFHQFVVPPVISFRRDCTYGKLAAMRLPQDVQGLGMCEYTLERGIVHACHAGGVVHLLEGWTHHEVGAIDVDRIDVVWRAALKHGLTPV